The DNA segment GGCTGTATTGGTAGCATGGTAAGTGTGTCAGATAGTACTGAATAAttaccagatatatatatatatatatatatatatatatatatatatatatatatatatatatatatatatatatatatatatatatatatatatatatatatatatatatatatatatattaagaaatcattacttttattcagcaagttaaaataatgtaattaaaaaattatatttcaaataaattatattcttttgaTCTTTCGGTTCATTAAAAAACCCTAAAacaaattatgactattttcCTAAAAACATTACGCAGTACAGCTGTTcccagcattgataataataagaaacgttGCTTCAACAGCAAAATCAtcattggaatgatttctgaagaatcatgggACAAtgacaaattcagctttgccatcacaggaataaatctctattataaaataaattaaaattagtgCTGTAGTGATTAATcgaatccaaaataaaagtttttgtttgcaaaatatatgtgtgtggtgtatatttattatgtatatataaatatacacacatacagtttatattttgaaaattgttACATGTATacgtttatattcatataatgtgtatacaatacatttttcttaaatagatTCAAGCATTTGTGTCTGCTTATATATACGtgatatacacagcacacacacaaacacacacagacacacacacatattatgcaaacaaatacttttattttggatccgattaatcgcgattaatcactacagcactaattaaaaaagaaaatagatatcttaatttactaaaatatttcataatggtATTCATAGCAGCCTTGGTCTTCTTATAGAAATCGTACAGACTTTTTAATACATCCATTACAGACAAAACTGATGATATGTAttactcaggaaaaaaaaaaattcttgaattTAATTTACTAGCCTATTAGTAAATTACGTGACATTGGCAAATCTGCTGCTCTATGTAAGAATTGGCAATTAAAAAACAGACTCTTAATGATTTCCTCTATATAATGATATGACAGGAAACAAGCTTACTTAGATGGAAAAAAAAGATGGCTGAGATGAATTACCAAGCAGTACAAcagttatttaaaacaaacacaattaCACAGAAACCCCAACAATATGTAAACTGATCACAGGGCAGAGGTTAAAGGAAATGGCATGCATTTGTGAGCTCCATTACCATTTTAAACTCTCATTATATAACACATGGTCTCCGGTTAACAGGACTGACCAACTGTTTTAAATACACCCATTACAAATCAATCATTTGCTGAATTTAAATTCTGGTCTCTTGCTCTAAAGATATGAATGGCACCATTTAACCTGAAACCCCAAGAGTAACAGGTGGCCAACAACATGAGCAGAACAAAACTAACTCTACCTCAAGACATTAACAGAATTAACACTGATTACTCCAAACAACAACAGAACAAACAGAGAAACTGTGACTCAGTCTTGGCCTTTATCCCTCACTGATCTACAAAGAACCTCCAAAAACAGCAGAATCCGGGCAGGTAACCATATGGCAGCCCTCAGGCACCAACACAGGATCAAGTGCCTGTGCACAGACCTACAGAAGTTAAAACACAATGGATCGGTATAAAATTCTTACCCAGCACTACCACGGCCAAGACAACAACGGTCCAGCCGCAGGCACCGCTGAGGCCTCAACCGTGCCAAAAGTGGGCAATAAACAACTCCACTACCCCCTCTGCATTATGCATTTGCACGTAACGGCAACAGAGGACATAAAGGGCCACAGTGAAGATATGCACATCACGGAGCAGTTTTCAAGGGAATTCACGGATGACGGTCCCCCAAAGCATCGCTGCAATTTCTGCTCACAGGAAATTGGAAGCACTGGGGCAGATAGAAGAGAATGAGAAGGCTGCCGATAATTAAAGGCCTGTGCCAGATTCTTTCGAGGTTATGTATTTACACAGAAACACAAGGCCTGGAGCAGAGCAGGGCTATGAATATAAGGGTTGAGCATTCAGCCCTCCACACCACTCCAGAACACATCTGTTGACTCATCAAATTGTGGTTTATATATTAAACCATAGACAGTATTGTTCACATAACACTGCTTTGGGCACAGCATAGCATGATTAtagaaattacaatttaataattcatCTGCTAATAACTAACATGAAAACAATCAATGTAATGAATTTCTGAGATCAAAACGAATCTTTCTTACTTTCACATTGTGTTTGAAAAGTTACTTTCACTTCGGTTTTTGAAAAGTAGGTCtactattaaaataactattattataatgGTCTATTATATCTGATCAATTTTAATGATCAATTCATTTTCATGAGATTATTTTTCGACATCAATTACTGGAAATGTTTTTCTTTGTAGTTTCTATTTATcataaaatcctgaaaaaaaacattaataatgacaataattgtTCCTTGAGAAGCAAATCATTATCATCAAACTGTGTTTTTGATTACGCCATTAACAGACAttaccttaattattaaaaactgcTAACTATCTGCAACTAGTACATCATAAGCACTGCTTATCCAtatcaaatgttttcttttacgGCATAAAATTCCTCCACACTAACTAGGTTTATTAACTGCATTGCACTGCAAATGTCTCCACTATGGAtacctaatattttattttattcacaaattaaagtaaaaactgTTGCAAAAGTAATTAAGTATATGTGAACAGTTGTTTAACTCCAAGTGTTAGTATACAGAGCCACTGTTCAGCTGTCATATTTAAAGATCTCTAAACTGCTGATGCAATCATCTGAAACTCTATCAGACTCAGCTAGCAGCAAGGCACGCTAATGAATAAACTGACCACGAATATTACACATCCGCAGAAAACAATGAGATTGTATTCTCACCCTTGTACATTTTCTTTAGTCATAGTTCGGCTCTGAAAGGATGGAGTGAAACAAAAGCACTAGATATTCAAGATTTCAGTTTTGTTCATGTGCAATGACAGCCACTGGGAGCGGTGGACATGTGGAAAAGTGTGGAAGTGTTTTGCTGTTGCACATTCACAGCCTCCTCGCGAGTCCGTGTAGAACACGTCTCCGCGGGAATAAAAGGTTCCTAGGTACTGGTTTATTCATTCAAGCTGCTCGGCTCGTGTATATAaaacataaagtaaaataattaagtgaaataaaacattatatattgacaGTGCAACGCTACTGTCATCCAAGAAAATGAATGTGTTAAACAATCATATAAACcctttgaatatttttttcatcTGTGGTTCAGGGCTGCTAAAACACTTCTATAACCCAATGAATATTAATTTCTGAGAAACATAGACCTACTGTGGAACACgtaaacatataatatatattatatattacttacatactgtatatagtgtatgtttttatttttttctcagtagGATTGCTTCATATAGCCTAACCAGGGTCACTGTATAATTAATGAGGCGATAAATAACCTCAGAACTCTCTTGCTCTTGAGTTCCAGACCACCATTTCGGTTTgttctgttcagttgtgttaTAGGGCTATAAAGTCTTTCAAGAGCTACTGGTCACAGGAGGTCCTGATACAGGAAACTGCCTTCCTGATTCTTCAGCCAAAACAATGTAAACGTAATAATAAACTAATGGCAAGAGTAGGAAATACAGTCTGATAAACCTTCTGTGTAATAAAGCTCCCTTTATAGCTTTATTTACACATCTAAATAAACAGGTCCAGCACATTTCTGGCCATTTTTGAGAAGCAGCTGGCTTAAATTCATTACTTTCTAAATATAGTACGCTATCATACCTTGTGTTCTTTTGTTCTGacataattattttctttaagaCATTAATTATTAAAGGCATGAACTTTCAAAGGGGCTGTGATTTGAGTGTTTGGATGAATTTAACATCTGTTTTTGACCTGTGATGTGCATGGCTAAGGTTTGTCTAAGATCCGGGATTTGATAATATAGGGTTTTCCCAGCAGATTTCCAGAAGCTCCCTTTTGGTTCGTCTCTTTTCAAATGGCAGTTTAGAGATGGGAGAGATGGTCCAGCTGAGCTCAATGGAGTGTTAATGGTGTGACGTGGCTTTTGAGAACAGCTCTTATGCTAATGACAGAACCACTCCAGAACATTTCCAAATGAACAAAATGCAGCACCGAATGCTCTATTTTTACTGGCTTCTTACTGTGAGAGCAGACACTGAAAAATAACCATAAACCTTAAATTCTGATGCAGAGTACTTCACACCTCATTGGCCTCTTTAGAAATGGTAATTTTAGCCCACTGTGTTAAACATGAGTTAAGCCATTACAATATAAACCTTGTGAATATCTAGGTTCTGCCAGTGTGGTTTAAAGTTTCTTCAGGACTGATGACTTGCTTCTGTTACATGGTGATTATTCATCAAGCAATAGACCACAACTTGATGACTGAAATCTTTGCATTGCAAACAGAGGTTAAAAAGTGCAAGTCTTAGAGTATCAACagtaaaataaagaatatttgtcatatatatatatatatatatatatatatatatatatatatatatatatatatatatacacacatgacaaatattctttattttactgttgatacatatatacaattaaaaatgtaaattactgaTTCATAGTTGCAATTTTTGTTATATTGATTTTAATCTATGCTGTTTTAAATCtaagttagtgtttttttttttttcaatttaggaAATGACTGTATTGAATTCATGAGAATAATTAGGGTTTTGTCAATACTcattaaaatgtttctaaaatgtttttctcCTATACCAGTATAAGACATTACATTTGTATTCTATTGTGtagattttattatttcaaacttGACATCTTCAAACTACCTTATTAACTTCTTTTGCTTGTTATCtgatacaacaacaaaaatcccAATGGACGGCCAATTCTGTCCCTTTGTAGGTTGATGGGTGTCTTGTATCAGCAGTTGCTTAAACCGCTAAAGAACACAGATGTTCTTAAAATTACAGACCCTCTCCCAGCCATTCTGTTCAGTGGGAGATCAGGTGGAGCTTTTGTTTTGGTAACTTGACAGACCTTCACTCCACTTCAGCTCTGCCCCACCCCCACTGACAGATTTGGgtggaggggtgtgtgtgtgtgtgtgagtgagagtatgGCCACTGGAGAAAAGTAATGACACTGTCAGACCTCATTAAAATTGGTGATTTTTAGGTTTTATTATGAAATGGAAGTAAAAATGTGACAATTGTGACATGATTAAATTACAACccctttttacactttttttttttacagtgtgagctaccatttcaataaatataaaaacacttaTGGGGAAATAGGAAACGCTAagtgcgtgcgcacacacacacaaaacaaatgacaaacaaTGAACTATGTACAAATAATTTACACTACACATTCTTAATCAGACAAAAGACCATGCAACAGTTTGCTAACATTTCCTGATAAGAACTTCTGCAAGTATACAGACTTTGTCAAGGCTCTGCCTTTaggtactaaaataaaaaaaggacatttaaaaacatttaatatatatatatatatatatatattttagtagttgaataaaaagtgttaaaaaatgtTCATCAACACAACAagtttacaatatacaaaaagtgtAGTAaagtccttaaaaaaaaaaaaaaaaaaaaaatcaaagcttAATCATCCACGTAGGAAAGTTTTATGTACAAAGCGTCCATTAACTGGACAGGACACTAGATGACTCCGACTCAGTAGATACTGATGATATAGGACCTCTTTTCTTGGTCAGCATCTTGTGACTTGATCTACTGCTGATGCTCAGAGCCTTACGGGCAGATTTACTGAATCTGACTCCCAGGAAAGCATAAAGGATGGGGTTGAGACAGCAGTGGAAATACGCAAGCGCCTCGGTAAAGAAGATCCATTTCTCCAGACCCTGCTCCAGGAAACAGCTGTGAGATATGACATTCAACATCACCAGAGTGTCCACCAGGATGCCGGCACAGTAAGGCAACCAGCAGATGAAAAAGCAGAGGATGAGGATGACCGTTGTTTTCAGCGCCTTCCTCTTCAGGGCCTGACCTTTGGAGTTCTTGGACAGTTTTGAGATGATGATGCAGTAACAGGTCAGAATGATCAGACCAGGCAGCAAAAAGCCAACGATGATGTGCTGGAAACGGAAAACGGCTTTCCACACTATGTTTGCTTGCTGTGGGTAGGTGAGCTCGCAGATCGTATTTATGCCCGTATTGTGGACTTTGGCGAACACCAGATCGGGGACAGTGAGTAGGGTCGCTGGGAGCCAAACTCCAAGGTAGATCACCTTTTCTGCGAGCAACCTCCTAAACTGCAGGCTGTTTGTGGCACGGACAACTGCCAGGTACCTATCCAGGCTGATGAAAGCCAGAATCAGCACGCTGCTGTACAGGTTCAGAGTGTAGATCATATTGACAGTGACACACAGGAATTCCCCAAAAAGCCATCCACTAGCCGCATCCACAGCCCAAAAGGGTAACATGAGGACAAACAGGAGGTCGGCGATGGAGAGATGCAACCTGTATTTATCTGTCATGTTCTTTGTCTTCTTTTGGAAGCCCATCACAAGCACAACAAGTCCATTGCCAATGATTCCCAGGACGAATATAATCCCATATACAATAGGAAGAAAGATCTTCTGGAAGTCATTGCTGACTTTAAGGTCACAGAATTCGTCATAGTCAAAGTCTCCAGATCCGGAGTCTGAGCTGTTATCTAAAATGATGTGCTGCAGAAAATAACAGTAAATTGATTAATTTCTTATAAATTATATGTTAAAGTTCACAAAGTGACATCAAACAATGTAAATTACAAATACatgttaaaaacaacaaaacagtaacttgtttttaaaaacttctaaaatattttaaaacctaaATGGTAAAACGTGATACCAAAAGTGCAGGTTCCAAGATATGATCAACTTAAAACAGACTGAGCCTTattcattttaaagtatttaatcaAACATCAGACTAAATTGCGATTTACATTTGTCCTAAATCAACTTACATCGTAAAAGTCCAGGTTATCCATGTTGTTCAAACAGATAACGTATTAACCACATAAAAAAGTCTCCACACACTTCAGTCAACGGAGCATCACCTCAAGCAGCTTTTAAACAAGCCACCGTCAAACCGTACACGCCCCCTTTTTATTCAACGGGCGGGGCCATGAGGTAGGCGTGGCTCAACAGGGTAGCGCTCTCGGCGCTGTATTATGATAAACACTGCCTCCAATGGTTATTGACATTAACTTTATATTATGTATCACTCGTGCCTGTTACAAAAATAGTTTGTACACAGACTTTTTGCTTCAATGGCACTGCTTGTATTACAAatccagatagatagatagatagatagatagatagatagatagatagatagatagatagatagatagatagatagatagatagatagatagatagatagatagatagatagatagatagatagatagatagatagatagataaaacttattttgatgttgttttatttatttgctaggCAGCTTCAAGGGGGATAATGAGCAGTCAGCAGGTCCTTATGGCAAATTAATTCCCTTAGAGACAATACCAGCCACTCTGATTTGTTCAAAGGTTTTGATCATCTATCAcagtttattttgtgttaaaggaaaagttcacaaaaaaaataaaataaaataaataaataaataataaactcacCATCATAGATGCAGATGAGTTATTTTCttaatcaaaacagatttggagaaattcagcataaTGTCACGTCatggatcctcagcagtgaatgggtgccatcagaatgagaatccaaacatcacactaatccacacgactctagtccatcttttaacattttataaagtaaaaatctGTGTGCCTGTCAGAAACTAATCCATCAAGTCATTTTCAATTCAAACAATCACTTCtgacaaaaacagtccaaaataatGCTTCCTTCAGTAAAAAATACAATCCCCTGTTATTctcttacattaaaatatttacttagAATATCTGTTTTGGATTACAATGATGAAGAAACAAGTTCATATACATCT comes from the Carassius gibelio isolate Cgi1373 ecotype wild population from Czech Republic chromosome B9, carGib1.2-hapl.c, whole genome shotgun sequence genome and includes:
- the cxcr4b gene encoding C-X-C chemokine receptor type 4b translates to MDNLDFYDHIILDNSSDSGSGDFDYDEFCDLKVSNDFQKIFLPIVYGIIFVLGIIGNGLVVLVMGFQKKTKNMTDKYRLHLSIADLLFVLMLPFWAVDAASGWLFGEFLCVTVNMIYTLNLYSSVLILAFISLDRYLAVVRATNSLQFRRLLAEKVIYLGVWLPATLLTVPDLVFAKVHNTGINTICELTYPQQANIVWKAVFRFQHIIVGFLLPGLIILTCYCIIISKLSKNSKGQALKRKALKTTVILILCFFICWLPYCAGILVDTLVMLNVISHSCFLEQGLEKWIFFTEALAYFHCCLNPILYAFLGVRFSKSARKALSISSRSSHKMLTKKRGPISSVSTESESSSVLSS